Proteins from one Nakamurella multipartita DSM 44233 genomic window:
- a CDS encoding MFS transporter: MTRPGRTLVTIAVLLLAINLRPVVNALGAVVPELRDATGLPAGTTGLLLSLPTLAFAVMGLAAPALAARIGPHRTVVVALTALLVGQLVRAAVPGVPALFAGSLLALAGIAVANVLMPGLVRLHFPDRIPLITAAYTTLLTIGGAAAAGLTLPVQRGLGGDWRLGIGLWAATAAVALIPWLLLIRSPAGPTAAGTRLPLRMLARTRVAWALALFFAGQSMVAYVVFGWLAEILVDQGMTDTAAAAQVSIAIAVGIPLAALVPNLLGRTRHPGALVVALASCYLLAFAGLIVSPTDPVWLWSILIGVGTGAFPLALTLIALRARTGLATTSLSAFTQCAGYLIASVGPLGFGLLFDLTGAWTVPLLAMCGVVVVQIGAGLLAVRPRYVEDELPAT, from the coding sequence GTGACCCGACCCGGCCGGACCCTGGTGACGATCGCCGTCCTGCTGCTGGCGATCAACCTGCGCCCGGTGGTCAACGCGCTGGGTGCGGTCGTCCCCGAGCTGCGCGACGCCACCGGGCTGCCGGCCGGCACCACCGGACTGCTGCTGTCCCTGCCGACGCTGGCCTTCGCGGTGATGGGGTTGGCCGCCCCGGCCCTGGCCGCCCGCATCGGCCCGCACCGCACGGTGGTCGTGGCGCTGACCGCGTTGCTGGTCGGTCAGCTGGTCCGGGCCGCGGTCCCGGGTGTGCCGGCTCTGTTCGCGGGGTCGCTGCTGGCCCTGGCCGGGATCGCGGTGGCCAACGTGCTGATGCCGGGCCTGGTCCGGCTGCACTTTCCCGACCGGATCCCGCTGATCACCGCCGCCTACACCACCCTGTTGACAATCGGTGGGGCCGCCGCGGCCGGGCTGACGCTGCCGGTCCAACGCGGGCTGGGCGGCGACTGGCGGCTGGGCATCGGACTGTGGGCGGCCACCGCGGCCGTCGCGTTGATCCCGTGGCTGCTGCTGATCCGCTCGCCGGCGGGGCCGACCGCGGCGGGGACCCGCCTGCCCCTGCGGATGCTGGCCCGGACCCGGGTGGCGTGGGCGCTGGCCCTGTTCTTCGCCGGTCAGTCGATGGTGGCCTACGTCGTCTTCGGGTGGCTGGCCGAGATCCTGGTCGACCAGGGAATGACCGACACCGCCGCCGCCGCCCAGGTGTCGATCGCCATCGCCGTGGGCATTCCGTTGGCGGCGCTGGTGCCGAACCTGTTGGGACGCACCCGCCATCCCGGTGCCCTGGTGGTCGCGCTGGCCTCGTGTTACCTGCTGGCCTTCGCCGGGCTGATCGTCTCGCCGACCGACCCGGTCTGGCTATGGTCGATCCTGATCGGGGTGGGCACCGGTGCGTTCCCGCTGGCCCTGACGTTGATCGCGTTACGGGCCCGGACCGGGCTGGCCACCACCTCGCTGTCGGCGTTCACCCAGTGCGCCGGATACCTGATCGCCTCCGTCGGGCCACTGGGCTTCGGGCTGTTGTTCGACCTCACCGGCGCGTGGACGGTGCCGTTGCTGGCCATGTGCGGGGTGGTCGTCGTGCAGATCGGCGCCGGGCTGCTGGCCGTGCGCCCCCGCTACGTCGAGGACGAGCTGCCCGCGACCTGA